From Candidatus Neomarinimicrobiota bacterium, one genomic window encodes:
- a CDS encoding T9SS type A sorting domain-containing protein codes for VDADKSITATFSEIVGVVAGSELPTEFALSQNYPNPFNPITTIKYDLPVATDVALVVYDLLGRQVVRLVDGYMEPGYRQAVWNGKLPDGREVPSGVYIARLVTPEYTRNIKMVLLK; via the coding sequence CTGTTGATGCAGACAAGAGCATCACGGCGACGTTCAGCGAGATTGTTGGTGTAGTGGCAGGTTCAGAATTACCGACGGAATTTGCCCTGTCCCAGAACTACCCCAACCCCTTCAACCCGATTACCACCATCAAATACGACCTACCGGTGGCAACGGATGTTGCCCTGGTGGTATATGATCTGCTGGGCCGGCAGGTGGTACGACTGGTGGATGGGTATATGGAACCGGGCTATCGGCAGGCTGTGTGGAACGGCAAGCTGCCTGACGGTCGCGAGGTGCCCTCAGGTGTGTATATTGCACGGCTGGTGACGCCCGAATATACCCGCAACATCAAGATGGTTCTGCTGAAGTAA